Proteins encoded by one window of Micromonospora coxensis:
- a CDS encoding D-alanyl-D-alanine carboxypeptidase family protein has translation MRARVLAAATVAVLLITATPVPADAVPSALPAVVPCPRLPTPTVTRPPRPVPPAAVPAQRAVGGEALATAGLVVPPGAPAPPPVTAGSWLVADLDSGAVLGGCGPHEYATPASVQKLLLAATMLPKLDPKQVATVTRADLDIEPGSSAVGLLVGGRYSVETLWLGLLLQSGNDAANMLARLGAGSAQAGVRQMNAEARRLGAWQTHAVTPSGLDGPGQFTSAYDLALIARVCFADPTFRRYALTERTQIPAQPALKKPGFQIQNENPLIHNYPGALGGKTGFTDLARHTYVGAAERDGRRLVVTLLGAERRPVRAWEQGARLLDWGFALPRDASVGRLVEPGEVTAEGLPASAPPRAVRAPAAGGSGAGGPEWLGGAVVGGGAVLVGLVAAVLALRRRRRPRGRRRA, from the coding sequence ATGAGAGCCCGGGTCCTGGCCGCCGCCACCGTCGCCGTACTCCTCATCACCGCCACGCCCGTCCCGGCGGACGCCGTGCCGTCGGCGCTCCCGGCGGTCGTGCCCTGCCCGAGGTTGCCGACCCCGACGGTGACCCGCCCGCCGCGCCCCGTGCCCCCGGCGGCGGTGCCCGCGCAGCGGGCGGTGGGCGGCGAGGCGCTGGCCACCGCCGGTCTGGTCGTCCCGCCGGGCGCGCCCGCGCCGCCTCCGGTCACCGCCGGCTCGTGGCTGGTCGCGGACCTGGACAGCGGCGCGGTGCTCGGTGGCTGCGGCCCGCACGAGTACGCCACCCCGGCGAGCGTGCAGAAGCTGCTGCTGGCCGCCACCATGCTGCCGAAGCTCGACCCGAAGCAGGTCGCCACGGTCACCCGGGCCGACCTGGACATCGAACCCGGCAGCTCGGCGGTCGGCCTGCTGGTCGGCGGCCGGTACTCGGTGGAGACCCTCTGGCTGGGGCTGCTGCTGCAGTCCGGCAACGACGCGGCGAACATGCTGGCCCGGCTCGGCGCCGGCAGCGCGCAGGCCGGGGTACGGCAGATGAACGCCGAGGCCCGCCGGCTCGGCGCCTGGCAGACCCACGCGGTGACCCCGTCCGGCCTGGACGGCCCGGGCCAGTTCACCAGCGCGTACGACCTGGCGCTGATCGCCCGGGTCTGCTTCGCCGACCCCACCTTCCGCCGGTACGCGCTGACCGAGCGCACCCAGATCCCGGCCCAGCCGGCGCTGAAGAAGCCCGGCTTCCAGATCCAGAACGAGAACCCGCTGATCCACAACTATCCGGGCGCGTTGGGTGGCAAGACCGGCTTCACCGACCTGGCCCGGCACACCTACGTGGGCGCCGCCGAGCGCGACGGCCGGCGGTTGGTGGTGACCCTGTTGGGTGCCGAGCGCCGGCCGGTGCGCGCCTGGGAGCAGGGGGCCCGGCTGCTCGACTGGGGCTTCGCCCTGCCCCGCGACGCCTCGGTGGGCCGGCTGGTCGAGCCGGGCGAGGTGACCGCCGAGGGGCTGCCCGCGTCCGCCCCGCCCCGGGCGGTCCGTGCGCCGGCCGCCGGGGGATCCGGGGCCGGGGGACCGGAGTGGCTCGGCGGCGCGGTGGTCGGCGGTGGGGCGGTCCTGGTCGGGCTCGTCGCCGCCGTGCTGGCGTTGCGGCGCCGCCGTCGCCCGCGCGGCCGGCGTCGCGCCTGA
- a CDS encoding peptidylprolyl isomerase encodes MSSEPRPTAVPRHRPLRTLRRLAGVTATSAALVAAAGTAAVAAPGAAPSTPPTTKGPCAYTATPDDPAARPVPLPPDPRRTPDRGTVRVTLHTNQGPIGLTLDREQAPCTVQSFLHLARHRFYDRTTCHRLTAYATLKVLQCGDPSGTGSGGPGYRYADELPTDLPPAPTDPTGVRRLYARGTLAMANAGPDTNGSQFFLVQADSALRPNYTVFGSVDEAGLATLDRIAAAGIAPTPEDPAPVDGAPAEPVEICKASRGR; translated from the coding sequence GTGTCGAGTGAACCCCGACCGACCGCCGTGCCGCGCCACCGACCGCTGCGGACGCTGCGCCGCCTGGCCGGCGTGACGGCCACGTCGGCCGCGCTGGTCGCCGCCGCCGGCACCGCCGCGGTCGCCGCCCCCGGTGCCGCGCCGTCCACGCCGCCGACCACGAAGGGGCCCTGCGCGTACACGGCGACCCCGGACGACCCGGCGGCCCGCCCGGTGCCGCTGCCGCCGGACCCCCGGCGTACGCCCGACCGTGGCACGGTCCGGGTCACCCTGCACACCAACCAGGGGCCGATCGGGTTGACCCTGGACCGCGAGCAGGCCCCCTGCACCGTGCAGAGCTTCCTGCACCTGGCCCGCCACCGCTTCTACGACCGGACCACCTGCCACCGGCTGACCGCGTACGCGACGTTGAAGGTGCTCCAGTGCGGTGACCCGTCCGGCACCGGCTCGGGCGGGCCCGGGTACCGGTACGCCGACGAACTGCCCACCGACCTACCGCCCGCGCCGACCGATCCGACCGGGGTCCGCCGCCTCTACGCCCGGGGCACGCTGGCCATGGCCAACGCCGGCCCGGACACCAACGGCAGCCAGTTCTTCCTGGTGCAGGCCGACTCGGCGCTGCGTCCCAACTACACCGTCTTCGGCTCGGTCGACGAGGCCGGGCTGGCGACGTTGGACCGGATCGCCGCCGCCGGCATCGCCCCCACCCCGGAGGATCCGGCCCCGGTCGACGGCGCGCCCGCTGAGCCGGTGGAGATCTGCAAGGCCAGCCGGGGCCGCTAG